One Micromonospora eburnea genomic region harbors:
- a CDS encoding sulfotransferase family protein: MPFPQPIFVAGTGRSGTSRIADIIGEHPLIHRIPMETRFLIDPGGLRDLADALTERYDPAVGEDALHRLSDFLTVRVPGRRDDRGKTVPELVGERRYRDAVQQLWPQLIAYTYDEPAPAEGFGNADRPAGPFEPVSRRRVLPRHFSDRGELLGILRGLIDTMFGGAAADAGKPTWCEKTPFNLLYMEFLWELVPEATIVHIKRHPVSVLASHLAQPWAPPTVDGALAYLKPVYHRWLTWKNAVDLTGRRYIEVKAEDLAADWPGQRRALFERLGVNDFATPSTFQSHRLTNRNDQFDDETRELIEEALGKVIPAMGYE; encoded by the coding sequence ATGCCTTTCCCCCAACCGATCTTCGTTGCGGGTACGGGTCGTTCGGGAACGTCACGGATCGCCGACATCATCGGCGAACATCCGCTGATCCATCGGATTCCCATGGAGACCCGGTTTCTCATCGACCCGGGTGGCCTGCGGGACCTGGCCGACGCGCTCACCGAGCGATACGACCCCGCCGTCGGTGAGGACGCCCTGCACCGGCTGAGCGATTTCCTCACCGTACGAGTGCCCGGCCGGCGCGACGATCGCGGCAAAACCGTTCCCGAGCTGGTCGGCGAGCGGCGCTACCGGGACGCGGTGCAACAGCTCTGGCCGCAGTTGATCGCGTACACGTACGACGAACCTGCGCCCGCGGAAGGCTTTGGGAACGCAGACCGGCCTGCCGGGCCCTTCGAGCCGGTGAGCCGCCGGCGGGTACTTCCCAGGCACTTCAGCGACCGGGGCGAACTGCTCGGAATCTTGCGGGGCCTGATCGACACCATGTTCGGCGGAGCAGCCGCCGACGCGGGCAAGCCGACCTGGTGCGAGAAGACACCGTTCAACCTGCTGTACATGGAGTTCCTCTGGGAACTGGTCCCCGAAGCGACCATCGTGCACATCAAGCGTCACCCGGTCTCGGTGCTCGCATCCCACCTGGCCCAGCCATGGGCGCCGCCCACCGTCGACGGCGCGCTCGCCTACCTCAAGCCGGTCTACCACCGGTGGCTCACCTGGAAGAACGCGGTCGACCTGACGGGCAGGCGATACATCGAGGTGAAGGCAGAAGATCTCGCAGCCGACTGGCCCGGGCAGCGCCGCGCCCTGTTCGAACGGCTCGGCGTCAACGACTTCGCCACCCCTTCAACGTTTCAGTCGCACCGACTGACGAACCGTAACGATCAATTCGACGACGAAACCCGCGAACTCATCGAAGAAGCACTCGGCAAGGTGATCCCGGCCATGGGATACGAGTAA
- a CDS encoding putative immunity protein, translating into MILPKVRDPRFVTIRRGGTLTDADHRLLALWAASCAEHVLGLFESAQPGDLRPRHAIEHARAWVRGEVTMMQARAAGGHAMGAARDLRGAARHAAYAAGQAGAVAHVAAHELGAAAYAIKAARAAAPAGLSEAAGRLECQWQRDQLPEAIRELVLDDQRRRNDICWSVFHC; encoded by the coding sequence ATGATCCTCCCGAAGGTCCGGGACCCCCGCTTCGTGACGATCCGCCGTGGGGGAACTCTCACTGATGCCGATCACCGTCTCCTCGCTCTATGGGCCGCCTCGTGTGCGGAGCACGTACTCGGCCTCTTCGAGTCGGCGCAGCCTGGGGACCTACGACCACGTCACGCGATCGAGCATGCCCGGGCCTGGGTCCGTGGCGAGGTCACGATGATGCAGGCCCGCGCGGCGGGTGGCCATGCGATGGGGGCGGCCAGAGACCTGCGTGGTGCAGCACGGCATGCCGCGTACGCCGCCGGCCAGGCCGGGGCCGTCGCCCACGTCGCCGCACACGAACTCGGCGCCGCCGCCTATGCGATCAAGGCCGCACGTGCGGCAGCACCGGCAGGTCTGAGCGAGGCCGCAGGGCGACTCGAGTGCCAGTGGCAGCGCGATCAGCTCCCGGAGGCGATCCGTGAGCTCGTACTTGACGACCAGAGGCGGCGCAACGACATCTGCTGGTCGGTGTTTCACTGTTGA
- a CDS encoding putative immunity protein, with protein sequence MNMAPSARTVSGDFDLTMDELRVVARYVVRHAEDVSSVFERAVPDDPRPRAAIDAAWAFINGANRTKLQRVTSLDAHRAARAAPSEAARLAARCAGDAASAAYLHPIAKASQVGHILRAAASAARIGEIEAGGDPAIADALLERSRQRATPVLIDVLSRYPLAPGGSTRVAQLMSTLDRFLRQAADRPPGHTALGRADPRRRECQS encoded by the coding sequence ATGAACATGGCACCGAGCGCGCGCACCGTATCCGGAGACTTCGACCTGACGATGGACGAGCTGCGCGTCGTGGCGCGTTACGTGGTCCGGCATGCCGAGGACGTCTCGTCGGTCTTCGAGCGGGCCGTTCCCGATGATCCGCGCCCCCGTGCGGCGATCGACGCGGCCTGGGCGTTCATCAACGGCGCCAACAGGACGAAACTGCAGCGCGTTACTTCCCTCGATGCTCATCGAGCCGCCCGCGCTGCACCCTCCGAGGCTGCGAGACTGGCCGCGCGATGCGCCGGTGACGCCGCATCGGCCGCATACCTGCACCCCATTGCCAAGGCGAGCCAGGTCGGCCACATCCTGCGAGCCGCCGCAAGCGCTGCGCGCATTGGCGAGATCGAGGCGGGCGGTGACCCCGCGATCGCGGATGCCCTGCTGGAACGGTCGCGGCAGCGTGCGACACCGGTGCTCATCGACGTGCTCAGCCGCTACCCGCTCGCGCCGGGCGGCAGCACTCGTGTCGCCCAGCTGATGAGCACGCTGGACCGTTTCCTGCGGCAGGCGGCTGACCGGCCGCCAGGGCACACCGCGCTGGGCCGCGCCGACCCGCGTAGGAGGGAGTGCCAGTCATGA
- the coaD gene encoding pantetheine-phosphate adenylyltransferase, whose protein sequence is MVPVHGSLAVYPGTFDPFTPGHRDVVARARVIFDQVIVLLAVNADKRPTAEAATRAVRVRDAMPAAWGNVEVDTWTGLTTAYCLRRGATVIVRGLRTAADLRQEYQLAAMNEQLGIQTVWLPSRPQLAATSSTVARAYRSAQSAPSQNAEQ, encoded by the coding sequence GTGGTGCCGGTACACGGTTCGTTGGCGGTCTATCCCGGTACGTTCGATCCGTTCACCCCGGGGCACCGCGACGTGGTGGCCCGTGCCCGGGTGATATTCGACCAGGTCATCGTGTTGCTGGCGGTGAACGCCGACAAGCGCCCAACCGCCGAGGCCGCGACCAGGGCCGTACGCGTGCGCGACGCCATGCCGGCAGCCTGGGGCAACGTCGAGGTGGACACCTGGACCGGCCTGACCACCGCCTACTGCCTGCGTCGCGGTGCCACGGTCATCGTCCGCGGCCTACGCACGGCCGCGGACCTTCGCCAGGAGTACCAGCTCGCCGCGATGAACGAACAACTCGGCATTCAGACCGTCTGGTTGCCGTCCCGTCCGCAGCTGGCCGCCACTTCGTCCACGGTCGCGCGCGCATACCGCTCGGCACAGTCGGCCCCGTCCCAGAACGCCGAACAGTGA
- a CDS encoding cytidylate kinase family protein, with protein sequence MGQGSRDEVLGRLAEAVGSVTVAHPTRVAIDGPPATGKTTLADELAVVLRTQGRTVIRATIDDFLFPRAQRYPRGEYSAEGCYFDTHDYEALNRVLLDPLGPGGDRRFQHAVYDRTADTALSPPVTTAPTDAVLLFDGVFLMRPELVDRWDLRIFVSTALEKTVDRAVIRERRVPSRAEVERRWRERYIPSQQFYFATVRPTDRVDIIVHNDEPQQPVWETRKH encoded by the coding sequence ATGGGCCAAGGCTCCCGCGACGAGGTGCTCGGCCGGCTGGCTGAGGCAGTCGGGTCCGTCACAGTCGCACACCCGACGCGGGTTGCCATCGACGGGCCGCCCGCCACGGGCAAGACCACGCTCGCCGACGAGCTGGCCGTCGTCTTGCGCACACAGGGCCGCACCGTCATCCGCGCGACGATCGACGATTTCCTCTTCCCCCGGGCACAGCGCTACCCGCGCGGCGAGTACTCGGCCGAAGGCTGCTACTTCGACACCCACGACTACGAGGCGCTGAACCGGGTTCTGCTCGATCCGCTCGGCCCGGGCGGAGATCGGCGCTTCCAACACGCGGTCTACGACCGCACAGCGGATACCGCCCTGTCCCCGCCGGTCACGACTGCCCCCACCGACGCCGTGCTGCTCTTCGACGGCGTCTTCCTCATGCGCCCGGAACTGGTTGACCGGTGGGATCTGCGCATCTTCGTGTCGACTGCGCTCGAGAAGACCGTGGATCGCGCCGTGATCCGAGAGCGCCGGGTGCCGTCCCGGGCCGAAGTCGAACGGCGCTGGCGCGAGCGTTACATCCCCTCCCAACAGTTCTACTTCGCCACGGTCCGCCCGACCGATCGCGTCGACATCATCGTGCACAACGACGAGCCCCAGCAGCCGGTCTGGGAGACCCGAAAACACTGA
- a CDS encoding winged helix-turn-helix domain-containing protein has translation MSPAAPSPGGATPTEQSPPTVITRSSIPLGAFRISRVSLHWTRLNLRLRGGPVIRIHFTADDLARVRLLTGWGPLGETCFSLARSFGRNRRQVLTPRSPQGHRSTVALAHPYAPLLGSGALDLLTLTGPTDSIEEGLAALLEVRPQHLRAEITAAATTAGWPQARLRRLMGEVDPAGNRDDRRQLVRFLHAHHRHAVAPHWSRIHARVKAEHSALTRVLSKDGVDGLLTWLAPFARWRSPVLEVEHCGVLTDIRLDGRGLLLVPSVLQAGPAVWLNGVDEQAPVVLFLPLARSTADLAAVLSEPSAAPRLGALVNLLGRTRAHVLDTIGDGPCTTRELAHRLAVSSASASEHATVLRDAGLIATTRQGRAVQHRLTLLGERLLRGADEQNREVRAGPR, from the coding sequence GTGAGCCCGGCAGCTCCGTCGCCGGGCGGCGCGACGCCGACCGAGCAGTCGCCGCCGACAGTGATCACCCGGTCGTCGATACCGCTGGGAGCCTTTCGCATCAGCCGCGTCTCCTTACATTGGACGCGGCTGAATCTGAGGCTACGAGGAGGGCCGGTGATACGCATCCACTTCACCGCCGATGACCTGGCTCGAGTCCGTCTGCTGACGGGATGGGGCCCGCTCGGCGAGACGTGCTTCAGCCTTGCGCGATCGTTCGGACGCAACCGGCGGCAGGTGCTCACGCCACGGTCGCCGCAGGGCCATCGGTCGACGGTCGCCCTGGCGCACCCCTACGCTCCACTGCTCGGGAGCGGCGCACTCGACCTACTGACCCTCACCGGCCCCACCGACTCCATCGAGGAAGGGCTGGCCGCCTTACTCGAGGTGCGACCGCAGCACCTCCGGGCGGAGATCACCGCCGCAGCGACCACCGCCGGATGGCCCCAGGCGCGGCTGCGTCGGCTGATGGGTGAGGTCGATCCGGCCGGCAATCGCGACGACCGGCGGCAGTTGGTGAGGTTCCTGCACGCTCATCACCGGCACGCGGTGGCGCCGCACTGGTCCCGGATCCACGCCCGGGTGAAGGCCGAGCACTCCGCCCTCACCCGGGTGCTCAGCAAAGACGGCGTGGATGGCCTGCTCACCTGGCTCGCCCCGTTCGCCCGCTGGCGTTCGCCGGTGCTGGAGGTGGAGCACTGCGGGGTTCTCACGGACATTCGGCTCGACGGCCGCGGGCTGCTGCTCGTTCCCTCGGTGCTTCAAGCGGGCCCGGCCGTATGGCTGAACGGCGTGGACGAGCAGGCACCCGTCGTGCTCTTCCTGCCTCTGGCACGAAGCACGGCCGATCTCGCGGCCGTCCTCAGCGAGCCGTCGGCAGCGCCCAGACTCGGGGCCCTCGTCAACCTGCTCGGACGCACCAGGGCGCACGTGTTGGACACCATCGGTGACGGTCCCTGCACCACCCGGGAACTCGCCCATCGGCTCGCCGTCTCTTCCGCCAGCGCCAGCGAGCATGCGACCGTGTTGCGCGACGCGGGTTTGATCGCCACCACACGCCAGGGCCGTGCGGTACAGCACCGTCTGACTCTGCTGGGGGAGCGCCTGCTGCGCGGTGCCGACGAGCAGAATCGCGAGGTGCGTGCAGGGCCGAGGTGA
- a CDS encoding ABC transporter ATP-binding protein, with the protein METVTRAGQLADPDETAADADGSTFPELEDPDWMRHAREVVQTSFWAMARRLPRLVREAIGVAWATSRRNTIASIGLNITAGVMTTFGLLATTTVLTELFAAGPTPERIRAALPALLLTASAMTARGTLTIAAGWAQARLVPQVNYRSELRMFDATTTVDLAAFDDAGFAEEMDRVRDRGMREAASIVDNTVNLVTGVVGVLATAAALALIQPILLACLLLATVPEAITVVRVARRQYLNLLSRTTRRRRMWMLATLMANRHTAAEIRAHQMREFLLGEYRRIVAFETRADLDLVRSQTTTRVLGASASGLASVAVYTVLAGLLLTGWVVLAAAAAALLALQAAHASLKTTVVATSSLYEDALYYQDYRDFLDRASRHTRPVEGQPTAGFDTIELDRVSLRYPDSDIPAVDEVSLTLRRGQVIALVGENGSGKTTLAKLIAGLYRPTSGVIRWDGVDTSDLNPHSLGSHVAVMAQDWWKFPFTAGQNILIGRHDRPTPGEGPSIEDAARAAAVHEIVLGLPHGYDTLLDREYKDGHDLSGGQWQRLVAARSMYRDAALLVCDEPSAALDARAEHAVFQHLRRRPDKLIVLITHRLANIRHADQIFVMREGRLVQRGNHDELMAEDGLYRELFDLQAAGYLATSSPAPASLT; encoded by the coding sequence ATGGAAACCGTGACGCGTGCCGGTCAGCTCGCAGATCCGGACGAGACGGCTGCCGACGCCGACGGGTCGACGTTTCCGGAGTTGGAGGATCCCGACTGGATGCGCCATGCCCGCGAGGTCGTACAGACCAGTTTCTGGGCGATGGCCCGCCGACTGCCACGCCTCGTGCGGGAAGCGATCGGTGTGGCGTGGGCGACCAGCCGCCGCAATACGATCGCGTCGATCGGCCTGAACATCACCGCCGGAGTTATGACCACCTTCGGCCTACTCGCCACCACCACGGTTCTGACCGAACTGTTCGCCGCTGGCCCCACCCCCGAACGGATCCGCGCCGCCCTGCCCGCACTCCTGCTCACCGCCTCGGCGATGACAGCGAGAGGCACCCTGACCATCGCCGCTGGTTGGGCCCAGGCCCGACTGGTTCCCCAGGTCAACTACCGGTCGGAACTACGGATGTTCGACGCGACCACCACGGTCGACCTGGCGGCATTCGACGACGCCGGATTCGCCGAAGAAATGGACCGGGTGCGCGACCGCGGCATGCGCGAAGCGGCCTCGATCGTCGACAACACCGTCAACCTCGTCACCGGTGTCGTCGGTGTGCTCGCCACCGCCGCCGCGCTCGCCCTGATCCAGCCGATCCTGCTTGCCTGCCTCCTGCTCGCGACCGTTCCCGAGGCGATCACCGTCGTGCGGGTGGCCCGCCGCCAGTACCTGAACCTGCTGTCCCGCACGACCCGCCGTCGCCGGATGTGGATGCTCGCCACGCTGATGGCCAACCGGCACACCGCCGCCGAGATCCGCGCCCACCAGATGCGCGAATTCCTTCTGGGCGAGTACCGCCGCATCGTGGCCTTCGAGACCAGAGCCGATCTCGATCTGGTCCGCTCACAAACCACCACGCGCGTGCTCGGCGCCTCGGCCTCCGGGCTGGCCAGCGTGGCCGTCTACACAGTGCTCGCAGGTCTGCTGCTGACCGGTTGGGTCGTTCTTGCCGCGGCCGCGGCCGCGCTGCTGGCGTTGCAGGCCGCCCACGCCAGCCTGAAAACCACGGTGGTCGCGACCAGTTCGCTGTACGAGGACGCCCTCTACTACCAGGACTACCGCGACTTTCTTGACCGCGCCAGCCGCCACACTCGGCCCGTCGAAGGGCAGCCCACCGCCGGCTTCGACACCATCGAGCTCGACCGGGTGAGCCTGCGCTACCCGGATTCCGACATCCCGGCGGTGGACGAGGTCAGCCTCACCCTCCGGCGCGGTCAAGTGATCGCCCTGGTCGGCGAGAACGGCAGCGGCAAGACCACTCTCGCCAAGCTCATCGCCGGCCTGTACCGGCCCACCTCGGGCGTCATCCGCTGGGACGGCGTCGACACCAGCGACCTCAACCCGCACAGTCTCGGCTCGCACGTCGCGGTCATGGCGCAGGACTGGTGGAAGTTCCCCTTCACCGCCGGGCAGAACATCCTCATCGGCCGCCATGACCGACCGACACCCGGGGAAGGGCCGAGCATCGAGGACGCAGCCCGGGCCGCCGCCGTGCACGAGATCGTCCTCGGACTGCCACACGGCTATGACACCCTCCTGGACCGGGAGTACAAGGACGGCCACGATCTCTCCGGCGGCCAGTGGCAGCGCCTTGTCGCCGCGCGCAGTATGTATCGCGATGCTGCGCTGCTGGTCTGCGACGAGCCCTCCGCGGCCCTCGATGCCCGGGCTGAGCACGCCGTGTTCCAACACCTGCGCCGCCGGCCCGACAAGTTGATCGTCCTCATCACCCACCGGCTCGCCAACATCCGACATGCTGACCAGATCTTCGTCATGCGCGAGGGCCGTCTCGTCCAGCGGGGCAACCACGACGAGTTGATGGCCGAGGACGGGCTCTATCGTGAGCTGTTCGACCTGCAGGCCGCCGGTTACCTGGCAACCTCCTCGCCGGCTCCCGCCAGCCTGACCTGA
- a CDS encoding lanthionine synthetase C family protein: protein MRQQTAFPEINRWDPLSLALGDASVAVLCAAVRSVSTDQRWDHAAHAALRAGASALADGPPRLGLYDGVAGYGAAVCLLSGSADRYPTLRQQLDALLLPAVERFATSAPPRAPAWPGAGYDLVNGLCGLAAYLLLRQDGRASDPTLAAVTKTLADLLDDLESHRLVLPAGGSAADVDGYVDLGLAHGLPGVVALLSLVLRGGPTDLPAVRRSVRRGAEWIADHLREGAHGPGWPRLVSVNESGWTSADRPAPDAAVAAARPGWCYGTPGVARAIFLAGRALEDQRLQRLAVTAVKAAAHPHAVSQLASATICHGLAGLLLVAAHFAWDTRDPELHQLVTDLFDQLVARYDPDSLLGFVDVEVGGQVVDNPGLLNGAAGVAMCLLACAEPAAPAWTTLFLLA from the coding sequence ATGCGACAGCAGACGGCGTTTCCGGAAATCAATCGTTGGGATCCACTATCGCTGGCGCTCGGCGACGCCTCCGTCGCGGTGCTCTGCGCAGCGGTGCGGTCCGTATCGACGGACCAGCGCTGGGACCATGCCGCGCACGCCGCCCTGCGGGCCGGTGCCTCGGCACTGGCTGACGGTCCGCCCCGCCTCGGACTCTACGACGGCGTGGCGGGCTACGGCGCCGCTGTCTGTCTGCTCAGCGGCTCCGCCGACCGCTATCCGACCTTGCGCCAGCAGCTCGATGCGCTGCTGCTGCCCGCGGTCGAACGGTTCGCCACCTCTGCGCCGCCGCGGGCACCCGCCTGGCCGGGCGCCGGCTACGACCTGGTCAACGGCCTCTGCGGGCTCGCCGCGTACCTGCTGCTACGGCAGGACGGCCGGGCATCGGACCCGACCCTTGCCGCCGTGACGAAAACCCTCGCGGACCTGCTCGACGACCTGGAGTCCCACCGGCTGGTACTTCCGGCAGGCGGTTCAGCGGCGGACGTTGACGGATACGTCGACCTGGGGCTCGCGCACGGCCTGCCCGGCGTCGTCGCCCTACTCTCCCTGGTGCTGCGCGGTGGCCCGACCGATCTCCCCGCGGTACGCCGGTCCGTGCGGCGCGGCGCGGAGTGGATCGCCGACCACCTGCGCGAGGGGGCGCACGGCCCTGGCTGGCCCCGCCTGGTCTCGGTGAACGAGTCGGGCTGGACGTCAGCCGACCGTCCGGCTCCGGATGCTGCCGTCGCGGCGGCCCGTCCCGGTTGGTGCTACGGCACCCCGGGAGTCGCTCGGGCGATCTTCCTGGCCGGCCGCGCCCTGGAAGACCAGCGGCTGCAGCGGCTCGCCGTCACCGCTGTCAAGGCTGCCGCGCATCCTCACGCCGTGTCACAGCTGGCGTCGGCCACGATCTGTCACGGCCTGGCCGGCCTGTTGCTCGTGGCCGCTCACTTCGCGTGGGACACCCGGGATCCCGAGCTGCATCAGCTCGTGACCGATCTGTTCGACCAGCTCGTCGCGCGGTACGACCCCGACTCCCTGCTGGGTTTCGTAGATGTCGAGGTGGGTGGTCAGGTCGTCGACAACCCCGGCCTGCTCAACGGCGCTGCGGGAGTGGCGATGTGCCTGCTCGCGTGCGCCGAGCCCGCCGCACCGGCCTGGACGACGCTCTTCCTGCTTGCCTGA
- a CDS encoding lantibiotic dehydratase — translation MNNPKQRYQAAEMALVRASLLRRTGGAVTRAAIDPDDPRQDADAVRYLRELTADPVVREALAVSSPSLDRTLHKIENGIAVDHARLRRSVYATTRYLLRMSARATPFGLLAGVAVAEVGQQAKVRIGAAPGKGVRPDSSWLHAIVTDLERRPEVLNAVTVAASDLTLLRGDRISLMRPRAEPGRDGGHEVSVRLTPAVREALAHSRLPIPYPRLVAQLLDRFPGTRPATVENVLGELLTHGFLVSDLRPPPHEVDPLGYLVDRLAASGAPELRQLRVLREYLERYSQTPLGHGLGQWRALRDSARELRTAETVVAVDLALDVDVRLPRVVTAELEGAADALWRLGDERTRNRHLTQYHAEVVARYGQGRLVPLLELLDPQAGLGPPATYRFPPSTREAPAENPGHNRRDELRYALAQEALHDAGELVLDDEMIEALAGPVSEDPPSAVEMYGQLCAPSVAAIDAGDFRFILSAMSGALATGATFGRFVYLFGQQGAEVGSMVRRAAASAAGSEALLAQLTAAPLNDQHRNVMQVPMMLPYRVPASGYVDRGDPAVIAVEDLLVGADNHRLYLVSRSHGREVSVTTPHMLNPTSTMTNAARFIGEIAHSGDRLWHGWQWGQIDRLPHLPRVRYGRTVLSPARWRTDPRLNDERHTWPQWERLFQRWRTRVRIPDRVLLTEGDNHLALDLNVPLHLRLLRQELRRKLTVVLVEDLTSSDEMTGWLDGYANEIVVPLVGAGSRVRPPTAAPVSHAATAPRRYPPGSQWVFAKVYLAAAQQDELLARQLPTLLESVPELVDRWFYIRYADPEPHLRLRFHIEAGVETSDAAANVLDLVCGWAERLRASNQVRGVVLDTYEPEWHRYGGPEAMAPAERLFRADSEAAIVELQLRAAGAIDLSPELLAAASYLDLLRHLHGPGWQEWLLDAYPRRLSDEVPKAARSSARRVLDPSGDWNVLTSSPGGRQLLEAWRHRARAATDYGDRLRSLWAQEDSGVVWDEALRGVLHMHHNRTIGARPETEQRSYGLARAAVHWDQSRRRHDARNA, via the coding sequence ATGAACAATCCGAAGCAGCGCTATCAGGCGGCCGAAATGGCCCTGGTGCGCGCCTCGCTGCTGCGCCGCACCGGAGGCGCGGTTACCCGGGCCGCGATCGATCCCGACGATCCGCGGCAGGATGCCGACGCGGTTCGGTATCTGCGCGAACTGACCGCGGATCCCGTGGTCCGAGAGGCCCTCGCGGTCTCCAGTCCCTCGCTCGACCGCACCCTTCACAAAATCGAGAATGGAATTGCCGTCGATCATGCCCGGCTGCGCCGCAGCGTCTACGCGACCACTCGGTACCTGCTGCGGATGTCGGCGCGCGCCACCCCGTTCGGCCTCCTGGCGGGAGTGGCGGTAGCGGAGGTGGGGCAACAGGCGAAGGTGCGGATTGGCGCCGCGCCCGGCAAGGGCGTACGGCCCGACTCGTCCTGGCTGCACGCGATCGTCACCGATCTCGAACGTCGCCCCGAGGTGCTGAACGCCGTAACCGTGGCAGCCAGCGACCTGACTCTCCTTCGCGGAGACCGGATCTCGCTGATGCGCCCGCGCGCCGAGCCGGGCCGAGACGGCGGACACGAGGTGTCGGTCCGCCTGACGCCAGCCGTACGCGAGGCACTGGCCCACAGCCGGCTGCCCATCCCTTACCCGCGCCTCGTCGCGCAGCTGCTGGACAGGTTCCCCGGCACCCGACCCGCCACTGTCGAGAACGTGCTGGGCGAGCTCCTCACCCACGGGTTCCTGGTGAGCGATCTACGCCCTCCGCCACACGAGGTCGACCCGCTCGGGTACCTGGTGGATCGGCTCGCCGCCAGCGGCGCTCCCGAGTTGCGGCAGCTCCGGGTGTTGCGGGAGTACCTGGAGCGCTACTCGCAGACCCCGCTCGGACACGGCCTGGGGCAGTGGCGGGCCTTGCGCGACTCTGCACGCGAGCTACGAACAGCGGAGACGGTCGTCGCCGTAGACCTGGCTCTCGACGTCGACGTCCGGCTGCCCCGTGTCGTCACGGCAGAACTGGAGGGGGCGGCTGACGCGCTCTGGAGGCTGGGCGACGAACGGACCCGCAACAGGCACCTCACCCAGTACCACGCCGAGGTAGTTGCGAGGTACGGCCAGGGCCGTCTGGTGCCACTGCTTGAGCTACTGGACCCGCAGGCCGGGCTCGGCCCCCCTGCCACCTACCGATTTCCGCCCAGCACAAGGGAGGCACCCGCCGAGAATCCCGGGCACAACCGCCGCGACGAGCTCCGCTACGCCCTGGCGCAGGAGGCACTCCACGACGCCGGTGAACTCGTGCTCGACGACGAGATGATCGAGGCGCTGGCCGGACCGGTCAGCGAGGACCCACCGAGCGCGGTGGAGATGTACGGGCAGTTGTGCGCGCCGTCCGTGGCGGCAATCGACGCCGGCGACTTCCGGTTCATCCTGTCGGCCATGAGCGGGGCCCTGGCAACAGGAGCGACCTTCGGACGGTTCGTGTACCTGTTCGGCCAGCAGGGCGCCGAGGTGGGATCGATGGTGCGACGGGCGGCGGCGAGCGCTGCCGGCAGCGAGGCGCTGCTGGCACAGTTGACGGCCGCGCCGCTCAACGACCAGCACCGGAATGTCATGCAGGTGCCGATGATGTTGCCGTACCGTGTTCCGGCCAGCGGCTATGTGGATCGCGGCGATCCGGCCGTCATCGCCGTCGAGGACCTGCTGGTCGGCGCGGACAACCACCGGCTCTACCTGGTCTCGCGCTCACACGGGCGCGAGGTGTCCGTGACGACGCCGCACATGCTCAATCCCACCTCGACGATGACGAACGCGGCGAGGTTCATCGGGGAGATAGCCCATTCCGGCGATCGCCTCTGGCACGGCTGGCAGTGGGGACAGATCGACCGGCTGCCGCACCTGCCGCGCGTGCGGTACGGCCGGACGGTGCTCAGCCCGGCCCGCTGGCGGACAGACCCGCGGCTCAACGACGAACGGCACACCTGGCCTCAGTGGGAGCGGCTGTTCCAGCGCTGGCGTACGCGAGTCCGGATACCGGACCGGGTCTTGCTGACCGAGGGGGACAATCACCTCGCACTGGACCTGAACGTGCCGTTGCACCTCCGGCTGCTCCGGCAGGAGCTCCGACGTAAGCTCACGGTCGTCCTTGTCGAGGACCTGACCAGCTCGGACGAGATGACCGGCTGGCTCGACGGGTACGCCAACGAGATCGTGGTGCCGCTCGTCGGCGCGGGATCCCGAGTTCGGCCGCCCACGGCCGCACCGGTGAGCCACGCGGCGACCGCTCCCCGTCGCTACCCGCCGGGGAGCCAGTGGGTCTTCGCCAAGGTCTACCTGGCCGCGGCGCAGCAGGACGAGCTGCTGGCGCGGCAGCTCCCCACGCTCCTGGAATCGGTGCCCGAGCTGGTCGACCGCTGGTTCTACATCCGGTACGCGGACCCTGAGCCGCACCTGCGACTGCGCTTCCACATCGAGGCCGGCGTGGAGACCTCCGACGCCGCGGCAAACGTCCTCGATCTGGTGTGCGGGTGGGCTGAGCGGTTGCGCGCGTCCAATCAGGTGCGCGGTGTCGTCTTGGACACCTACGAGCCGGAGTGGCACCGGTATGGCGGCCCGGAGGCCATGGCACCCGCCGAACGGCTGTTCCGCGCGGACAGCGAAGCGGCGATCGTCGAGCTGCAACTCCGCGCCGCCGGCGCCATCGACCTGTCGCCGGAGTTGCTCGCCGCGGCGTCGTATCTCGATCTGCTGCGCCATTTGCACGGCCCCGGCTGGCAGGAGTGGCTGCTCGACGCGTATCCGCGTCGCCTGAGTGACGAGGTGCCGAAGGCAGCGCGCTCGTCCGCCAGGCGGGTGCTGGACCCGAGCGGTGACTGGAATGTCCTCACGTCCTCGCCGGGTGGCCGGCAACTCCTCGAAGCGTGGCGGCACCGCGCGCGTGCCGCCACCGACTACGGCGACCGCCTGCGGTCGTTGTGGGCGCAGGAGGACAGCGGCGTGGTGTGGGACGAGGCGCTGCGCGGCGTCCTGCACATGCATCACAACCGCACCATCGGGGCGCGTCCGGAGACTGAGCAGCGTTCGTACGGTCTCGCCCGGGCAGCGGTGCACTGGGATCAGAGTCGCAGGAGACACGATGCGCGCAACGCGTGA